One genomic region from Pempheris klunzingeri isolate RE-2024b chromosome 4, fPemKlu1.hap1, whole genome shotgun sequence encodes:
- the LOC139200396 gene encoding tripartite motif-containing protein 16-like, with translation MAQQGVQLDRETFSCSICLDLLKDPVTIPCGHSYCMSCIKGFWDGEDEKGIHSCPQCRQTFTPRPVLLKNTMLAAVVEELKKTGLQAAPADHCYAGAEDVACDVCTGRKLKALKSCLVCLASYCEKHLQPHHDVAPLQKHKLVEPSKKLQENICSLHDEVKKMFCRTDRQSICYLCSVDQHKGHDTVSAAAERTERQTELEKSRLNIQQRIQDREKDLKELQQEVENINHSADKAVEDSEKMFTELIRLMENRRSDVKQQVRSQQEAEVSRVKELQEEMDQEIRELKRRDAELEELSHTQDHNQFLHSYTSLSPLKEDTHSSSINIRPLRYFEDVTAAVSELREKLQDALRDEWTNISLTEVDVLLPQPQPTTRAGFLKYSCELTMDPNTAHTCLLLSEGNRKATLMRQEQSYSSHPDRFTTCFQVLSRESLTGRCYWEVERSRGGVCVAVAYKSISRTGDSDESGFGNNKKSWALDCSKNSYTFYSNGISTPVPVPQSSRVGVYLDHRAGILSFYSVSETMKLLHRVQTTFTQPLHAGLWFNHGTTAEFCKLK, from the coding sequence ATGGCGCAGCAAGGAGTTCAGCTGGACCGGGAAACCTTCTCCTGTTCGATCTGTCTGGACCTCCTGAAGGATCCGGTGACTATTCCCTGTGGACACAGCTACTGCATGAGCTGTATTAAAGGCTTctgggatggagaggatgagaaggggatccacagctgccctcagtgcaggcagacgttcacaccgaggcctgtcctgctgaaaaacaccatgttagcagctgtagtggaggagctgaagaagacgggactccaggctgctcctgctgatcactgctacgctggagctgaagatgtggcctgtgatgtctgcactgggaggaaactgaaagccctcaagtcctgtctggtctgtctggccTCTTACTGTGAGAAACACCTCCAGCCTCATCATGATGTGGCTCctttacagaaacacaagctggtggagccgtccaagaagctccaggagaacatctgctctcTCCACGATGAGGTGAAGAAGATGTTCTGCCGTACCGATCGGCAGagtatctgttatctctgctctgtggaccaacataaaggccacgacacagtgtcagctgcagcagagaggactgagaggcagacagagctggagaagagtcgcctgaacatccagcagaggatccaggacagagagaaagacctgaaggagctccagcaggaggtggagaatATTAATCACTCTGCTGATAAAGCAGTGGAGGACAGTGAGAagatgttcactgagctgatccgtctgatggagaacagaaggtctgatgtgaagcagcaggtcagatcccagcaggaagctgaagtgagtcgagtcaaagagcttcaggaggagatggatcaggagatcagggagctgaagaggagggacgctgagctggaggagctctcacacacacaggatcacaACCAGTTTCTGCACAGCTACACCTCACTGTCACCACTcaaagaggacacacactcatccagcatcaacatccgtccTCTGAGATACTTTGAGGACGTgacggctgctgtgtcagagctcagagagaaactacaggacGCTCTGAGGGACGAGTGGacaaacatctcactgactGAAGTGGATGTTCTACTGCCACAACCACAGCCCACGACCAGAGCTGGATtcttaaaatattcatgtgaaCTCACAAtggatccaaacacagcacacacatgtcTGTTATTATCTGagggaaacagaaaagcaacatTAATGAGACAAGAGCAGTCTTATTCCAGTCACCCAGACAGGTTCACTACATGTTTCCAGGTCCTGAGTAGAGAAAGtctgactggacgttgttactgggaggtggagaggagcaggggaggAGTTTGTGTCGCAGTCGCATACAAGAGTATCAGCAGAACAGGAGACTCAGATGAAAGTGGATTTGGAAACAATAAGAAATCATGGGCGTTAGACTGTAGCAAAAATAGttacacattttacagcaaCGGTATCTCAACTCCTGTCCCGGTTCCTCAGTCCTCCAGAGTTGGAGTGTACCTGGACCACCGTGCAGGtattctgtccttctacagcgtCTCTGAAACCATGaagctcctccacagagtccagaccaCGTTCACTCAGCCGCTACACGCTGGACTTTGGTTTAATCATGGAACCACTGCTGAGTTCTGTAAACTCAAATAG
- the LOC139200523 gene encoding tripartite motif-containing protein 16-like, which yields MAQQGVQLDRETFSCSICLDLLKDPVTIPCGHSYCMSCIKGFWDGEDEKGIHSCPQCRQTFTPRPVLLKNTMLAAVVEQLKKTGLQAAPADHCYAGAEDVACDVCTGRKLKALKSCLVCLASYCEKHLQPHHDVAPLQKHKLVEPSKKLQENICSRHDEVKKMFCRTDRQSICYLCSVDQHKGHDTVSAAAERTERQTELEKSRLNIQQGIQDREKDLKELQQEVENINHSADKAVEDSEKMFTELIRLMENRRSDVKQQVRSQQEAEVSRVKELQEEMDQEIRELKRRDAELEELSHTQDHSQFLHSNTSLSPLKEDTHSSSINIRPLRYFEDVTAAVSELREKLQDTLRDEWINISLTEVDVLLPQPQPTTRAGFLKYSCELTMDPNTAHTWLLLSEGNRKATAMTQEQSYSSHPDRFTTCFQVLSRESLTGRCYWEVERSRGGVCVAVAYKSISRTGDSDESGFGNNKKSWALDCSKNSYTFYSNSISTPVPVPQSSRVGVYLDHRAGILSFYSVSETMKLLHRVQTTFTQPLHAGLWFNYGTTAEFCKLK from the coding sequence ATGGCGCAGCAAGGAGTTCAGCTGGACCGGGAAACCTTCTCCTGTTCGATCTGTCTGGACCTCCTGAAGGATCCGGTGACTATTCCCTGTGGACACAGCTACTGCATGAGCTGTATTAAAGGCTTctgggatggagaggatgagaaggggatccacagctgccctcagtgcaggcagacgttcacaccgaggcctgtcctgctgaaaaacaccatgttagcagctgtagtggagcagctgaagaagacgggactccaggctgctcctgctgatcactgctacgctggagctgaagatgtggcctgtgatgtctgcactgggaggaaactgaaagccctcaagtcctgtctggtctgtctggccTCTTACTGTGAGAAACACCTCCAGCCTCATCATGACGTGGCTCctttacagaaacacaagctggtggagccgtccaagaagctccaggagaacatctgctctcGTCACGATGAGGTGAAGAAGATGTTCTGCCGTACTGATCGGCAGAGTATCTGTTATCTTTGCTCTGTGGACCAACATAAAGGCCacgacacagtgtcagctgcagcagagaggactgagaggcagacagagctggagaagagtcgcctgaacatccagcaggggatccaggacagagagaaagacctgaaggagctccagcaggaggtggagaatATTAATCACTCTGCTGATAAAGCAGTGGAGGACAGTGAGAagatgttcactgagctgatccgtctgatggagaacagaaggtctgatgtgaagcagcaggtcagatcccagcaggaagctgaagtgagtcgagtcaaagagcttcaggaggagatggatcaggagatcagggagctgaagaggagggatgctgagctggaggagctctcacacacacaggatcacagccagtttctgcacagcaacacctcactgtcaccactcaaagaggacacacactcatccagcatcaacatccgtccTCTGAGATACTTTGAGGACGTgacggctgctgtgtcagagctcagagagaaacttCAGGACACTCTGAGGGACGAGTGGATAAACATCTCACTGACTGAAGTGGATGTTCTACTGCCACAACCACAGCCCACGACCAGAGCTGGATtcttaaaatattcatgtgaaCTCACAAtggatccaaacacagcacacacatggcTGTTATTATCTGagggaaacagaaaagcaacagCAATGACACAAGAGCAGTCTTATTCCAGTCACCCAGACAGGTTCACTACGTGTTTCCAGGTCCTGAGTAGAGAAAGtctgactggacgttgttactgggaggtggagaggagcaggggaggAGTTTGTGTCGCAGTCGCATACAAGAGTATCAGCAGAACAGGAGACTCAGATGAAAGTGGATTTGGAAACAATAAGAAATCATGGGCGTTAGACTGTAGCAAAAATAGttacacattttacagcaaCAGTATCTCAACTCCTGTCCCGGTTCCTCAGTCCTCCAGAGTTGGAGTGTACCTGGACCACCGTGCAGGtattctgtccttctacagcgtCTCTGAAACCATGaagctcctccacagagtccagaccaCGTTCACTCAGCCGCTACACGCTGGACTTTGGTTTAATTATGGAACCACTGCTGAGTTCTGTAAACTC